A region of Paraburkholderia sp. BL23I1N1 DNA encodes the following proteins:
- a CDS encoding AraC family transcriptional regulator, whose translation METSTSSSVFRWTTSDVEASSRFDFYADVVSNAITPLVLSGRRPGEFESNMELAEAGPLTIIRQTGTPHIASRDPRADDRSGEHTLHLMINLCSPWNTSHREQIRLLPGEALIVDSQLDFMLDLTSRYEVVHVKLSPEWLKCWVPSSGRLIGRRISVTSGWGRALVAFVAQLSPQLIVDSPLPVSVLADQLGALLALVASEETPRPATRPERDLSARIRDCIAGRCGEAGLTAPDIAKALNISVRTLHRALTASNETYGGLLMASRAAVAMRMLKSPLLRQVTIAEIGGRAGFGNASHFSRVFHRHYGRLPSQVRSEV comes from the coding sequence ATGGAAACTTCCACATCGTCGAGTGTCTTTCGGTGGACAACCAGCGACGTAGAGGCGTCTAGCCGGTTCGACTTTTACGCAGACGTCGTGTCGAACGCAATCACGCCTCTGGTGCTCTCGGGTCGACGCCCGGGCGAGTTCGAGTCGAATATGGAACTCGCCGAAGCCGGCCCCTTGACAATTATCCGGCAGACCGGCACGCCTCACATCGCGAGCCGGGATCCACGTGCTGACGATCGCAGTGGCGAACACACGTTACATCTGATGATTAATCTTTGTTCGCCCTGGAACACGAGCCACCGCGAACAGATCCGGCTACTGCCCGGTGAAGCGCTGATCGTCGATTCGCAACTTGACTTCATGCTTGATTTGACCAGTCGTTATGAGGTCGTCCACGTAAAACTTTCGCCCGAATGGCTTAAATGTTGGGTACCGTCATCGGGGCGATTGATCGGCCGACGGATCTCCGTGACTTCTGGCTGGGGACGGGCACTGGTCGCGTTTGTGGCACAACTTTCGCCACAATTGATTGTCGATTCGCCACTTCCGGTGTCCGTCCTCGCCGATCAGCTTGGCGCCTTGCTGGCGCTCGTGGCGAGCGAGGAAACTCCGAGGCCAGCGACAAGACCGGAGCGCGACTTGAGTGCCCGGATCAGAGACTGCATCGCGGGGCGCTGCGGTGAAGCCGGCCTGACGGCGCCAGACATTGCAAAAGCATTGAATATCTCGGTGAGGACTCTCCACCGCGCGCTGACAGCCTCCAACGAAACGTACGGTGGGCTTTTAATGGCATCGCGTGCTGCCGTTGCCATGCGGATGCTTAAGTCACCGTTGCTCCGTCAAGTCACGATCGCGGAAATCGGTGGGCGAGCGGGTTTCGGCAACGCGTCGCATTTTTCACGCGTGTTTCACCGGCACTACGGGCGGCTACCGTCGCAAGTCCGGAGCGAGGTGTAG
- a CDS encoding LysR family transcriptional regulator, whose translation MEYANIFDNRHSDEIAAFLAVAKQGSFVAAGQLLNRHPTVLSKRIAAMEARLGVRLMERSTRHVRLTQVGLDMASRLQMAMAMISDAERQAASESADVRGILRLALPASMGRRWIAPILPEFMETYPAVKVVAEFDERFVDLIREGFDAAIRIGELADSRLVARKLSTHRRILGAAPSYVKRRGHPAGPADLINHNCLRFSGFTSFPEWKVVRGEERYTCPVDGSLTTNDSDTLLAAAVSGTGIVGAGEWLMNQDISQGRLVRVLPDWELDSAGDISFVRPSAKYEAAPVSAFKSWIEGRFRHGAPWDFPLR comes from the coding sequence ATGGAATACGCCAATATTTTCGATAACCGTCACTCTGACGAAATCGCAGCCTTCCTTGCGGTGGCAAAGCAAGGCAGCTTCGTTGCAGCCGGGCAGCTTTTGAACCGCCACCCGACCGTGCTTTCGAAACGGATAGCCGCAATGGAAGCACGTCTTGGCGTCCGATTGATGGAGCGATCGACGCGACATGTTCGTTTGACCCAGGTTGGACTAGATATGGCGTCGCGTCTGCAAATGGCAATGGCGATGATCAGTGATGCAGAGCGGCAGGCAGCAAGCGAATCTGCCGACGTCCGAGGTATTTTGAGACTGGCGCTCCCTGCTTCGATGGGGCGTCGATGGATTGCACCGATACTGCCAGAGTTTATGGAGACGTATCCGGCAGTAAAAGTGGTTGCCGAGTTTGATGAACGATTTGTGGATCTGATACGCGAAGGGTTCGACGCAGCTATACGTATCGGTGAGCTTGCAGACAGCCGACTGGTAGCAAGAAAACTAAGCACGCATCGCCGGATTCTGGGCGCTGCACCGTCCTATGTCAAAAGGCGAGGCCACCCCGCAGGACCGGCCGATTTGATAAATCACAATTGCCTTCGCTTTAGCGGATTCACATCATTCCCGGAATGGAAGGTGGTTCGTGGAGAGGAGCGATACACCTGTCCTGTCGACGGAAGTTTAACGACTAACGATAGCGATACATTGCTAGCAGCCGCCGTTTCGGGAACGGGAATTGTCGGCGCGGGGGAGTGGCTTATGAATCAGGACATATCGCAAGGACGACTGGTCCGCGTACTGCCGGATTGGGAATTGGATTCAGCGGGAGACATATCTTTTGTCCGGCCTTCCGCCAAGTATGAAGCGGCACCGGTGTCTGCCTTCAAAAGCTGGATCGAAGGCCGATTCAGGCACGGAGCACCGTGGGATTTCCCCCTGCGATGA
- a CDS encoding MFS transporter: protein MSNIFSPGSFGRPVAILTAVCLAALALPLSFSAGALATPAIGRELAGGPVEMNWITNAFMLTFGSLLMAAGALADRFGRKRLFAIGVSGFTLVSLLLGFAPSILIVDLLRAIQGVAAAAALAGGTAALAQEFDGRGRTRAFSLLGTTFGLGLAFGPVLAGFMIEHFGWRAIFATGAVVGVLALLFGVPQMRESRDPDAQCIDWAGIATFTGALSCFTFGVIQSSESGWSSPLVVGFLLGAVLLAAAFWVIETRVARPMLDLSLFRYPRFVGVQVLPIATCYCYIVLLVVLPLRFVGVDGYSEIDAGLLMLALSAPMLVVPLAAAMLTRWISAGVISGIGLLIAAAGLYWLIAGLADGTSHAVIAPLLTIGVGAGMPWGLMDGLSVSVVPKERAGMATGIFSTTRVAGECIALATVSAILAVLTQARVLSTLKPHAIPAEVSEAAARLAAGDLDRASALLPDVARATLQHIYADAFGLLLGGLIVVTLLCAITVFVMLGHTHADDDASAKHGLRELRERVTTSDREHA, encoded by the coding sequence ATGAGCAACATCTTTTCTCCGGGTTCATTCGGACGGCCAGTCGCGATTCTCACGGCCGTTTGTCTTGCCGCGCTCGCGTTGCCGCTCAGTTTTTCGGCTGGCGCGTTGGCCACGCCGGCGATCGGGCGGGAACTCGCCGGTGGCCCAGTCGAGATGAACTGGATCACGAACGCGTTCATGCTGACCTTTGGCAGCCTGCTGATGGCGGCGGGGGCACTCGCGGACCGCTTTGGACGCAAGCGCTTATTTGCGATCGGCGTAAGCGGATTCACGCTGGTCTCGCTATTGCTCGGCTTTGCACCGTCGATCCTGATTGTCGATTTGCTGCGCGCCATTCAGGGTGTTGCCGCCGCGGCCGCGCTGGCTGGCGGGACTGCGGCACTCGCGCAGGAGTTCGATGGCCGCGGGCGCACCCGGGCATTCAGTCTGCTCGGCACGACCTTCGGGCTTGGCCTTGCATTCGGCCCGGTGCTGGCCGGTTTCATGATCGAGCACTTCGGTTGGCGAGCGATCTTCGCGACGGGTGCGGTAGTGGGTGTCCTGGCGCTGCTGTTCGGCGTGCCGCAGATGCGTGAATCGCGCGACCCGGACGCGCAGTGCATCGACTGGGCGGGCATAGCAACGTTCACGGGCGCATTGTCGTGCTTCACGTTCGGTGTGATCCAGTCCTCGGAGAGCGGCTGGTCGAGTCCGCTCGTCGTCGGATTCCTGTTGGGTGCGGTACTGCTGGCCGCCGCGTTCTGGGTCATCGAAACGCGAGTCGCGCGGCCAATGCTCGATCTCTCTTTGTTCCGCTATCCGCGTTTTGTCGGTGTGCAAGTGCTGCCGATCGCGACCTGCTACTGCTACATCGTGCTGCTCGTCGTGTTGCCGCTGCGTTTCGTCGGTGTCGACGGCTACAGCGAGATCGACGCTGGCTTGCTGATGCTCGCTCTGTCCGCACCGATGCTCGTCGTGCCGCTCGCCGCCGCGATGCTAACGCGCTGGATCTCCGCCGGTGTCATCTCGGGTATCGGCCTGTTGATCGCTGCGGCCGGTCTGTACTGGCTGATCGCTGGTTTGGCCGACGGCACGAGCCATGCGGTGATTGCACCATTGCTCACAATCGGTGTTGGTGCCGGGATGCCGTGGGGATTGATGGACGGCCTGTCGGTGAGCGTAGTACCGAAGGAGCGTGCGGGCATGGCGACGGGTATCTTCAGTACCACGCGCGTGGCAGGCGAATGCATTGCACTCGCGACAGTCAGCGCAATTCTGGCCGTGCTGACGCAGGCACGCGTGCTATCGACCCTGAAACCTCATGCGATACCAGCCGAAGTGTCCGAAGCCGCGGCGCGGCTTGCTGCTGGCGATCTCGATCGTGCATCGGCGCTCCTCCCCGACGTCGCCCGCGCAACACTGCAGCACATCTATGCCGACGCGTTCGGTCTTTTGCTCGGGGGATTGATCGTCGTTACGCTGCTATGCGCGATCACGGTGTTCGTGATGCTTGGCCACACTCACGCCGACGACGATGCGTCGGCGAAACATGGGCTTCGTGAGCTTCGTGAGCGCGTGACGACAAGCGATCGAGAACACGCTTGA
- a CDS encoding methyltransferase, protein MEYQSGTRVSDDIDGAAYSPANLMQLGMGFWGSKALLSAVELGVFTHLGKGPRNGEQLTDELGLHPRSALDFLDALVSLQVLERENGLYRNTCETGLFLDRTQSGYIGGILQMANDRLYPFWGSLTEALRSGLPQNEAKQGGNPFDAIYRNERTLRVFLESMTGISLGAAKALAQKFPWQDYGSFIDIGAAQGALVVEVASAHPHLTGGGFDLPAVGPLFDKYVAEHGLKERFRFHPGDFFKEACPSADVLVMGHILHDWNLEQKRELLAKCYEALPPGGCLIVYDAIIDDERRQNAFGLLMSLNMLIETPGGFDYTGAQCREWMADVGFREIRVEPLLGPDSMIIGIR, encoded by the coding sequence ATGGAATATCAATCCGGCACAAGAGTGTCTGACGACATAGACGGGGCAGCCTATTCGCCCGCTAATCTCATGCAACTGGGCATGGGATTTTGGGGCTCTAAAGCGTTGCTGTCCGCGGTCGAGCTCGGTGTATTTACGCACCTCGGGAAAGGGCCTCGCAACGGTGAGCAGTTGACTGACGAGTTGGGATTGCATCCGAGATCGGCTTTGGACTTTCTCGATGCTTTGGTTTCGTTGCAGGTGCTGGAGCGAGAAAACGGTCTCTATCGGAACACGTGCGAGACAGGACTATTTCTCGATAGAACGCAATCGGGATATATCGGGGGAATACTGCAAATGGCTAACGACCGACTATATCCGTTCTGGGGATCGCTTACCGAAGCGCTGCGCAGCGGACTGCCGCAGAACGAGGCGAAGCAGGGCGGCAACCCGTTTGATGCGATCTATCGGAACGAACGAACACTGCGTGTTTTTCTGGAATCGATGACTGGGATCAGCCTCGGCGCCGCTAAAGCGCTTGCGCAGAAATTTCCTTGGCAAGACTACGGTTCGTTCATCGACATTGGTGCGGCGCAAGGCGCTTTAGTCGTAGAGGTTGCAAGCGCGCATCCGCATCTCACGGGTGGCGGCTTCGATTTGCCGGCAGTCGGACCTTTATTTGACAAGTATGTCGCGGAACACGGGTTAAAGGAGCGCTTTCGTTTCCATCCGGGCGATTTCTTTAAGGAAGCCTGCCCGTCGGCCGACGTGCTCGTGATGGGCCACATTCTTCACGACTGGAATCTCGAGCAGAAGCGCGAACTGCTCGCCAAATGTTATGAGGCGCTGCCTCCGGGCGGCTGCCTGATCGTCTACGACGCCATTATTGACGATGAGCGCAGACAGAATGCGTTCGGCTTGCTGATGAGCCTCAATATGCTAATCGAGACGCCCGGGGGCTTTGACTATACGGGTGCTCAGTGCCGTGAATGGATGGCCGACGTCGGCTTCAGGGAGATTCGGGTCGAACCACTACTCGGGCCGGATTCGATGATCATCGGGATTCGATAG
- a CDS encoding LysR family transcriptional regulator — protein sequence MDNLNGIVAFVRTAETLSFVAAGQKLGISASAVGKTIAKLEQSLGVRLFHRTTRKVTLTDEGRHFYDRCHRILEDLRDAEAVLSEAAQTPRGRLRVSLPAIGYRFLLPVLPEFTRRYPDVELDLDFNDRLVDVVEGGFDAVIRSGALTDSSLMSRRLGAFCFLLCASPGYLAQAGMPHTLRDLEVHACVRYRFPTTGKLQPWELLADGSEPANLRTSITCNNMEALREAVIADFGIGYMPDFLVRDALATGTLTTLLDGHRIAPGQFSILWPSSRQLSPKLRVFVDFTCAKLFSFSAKTK from the coding sequence ATGGACAACCTCAACGGAATCGTTGCATTTGTGCGCACGGCGGAAACGCTGAGCTTCGTTGCCGCGGGCCAGAAGCTCGGTATCTCGGCGTCGGCGGTTGGCAAGACGATTGCAAAGCTGGAGCAATCGCTCGGCGTGCGGCTCTTTCACCGCACCACACGAAAGGTCACGCTCACCGATGAGGGACGTCATTTCTACGATCGCTGTCACCGGATACTGGAAGATCTGCGCGATGCCGAGGCCGTGCTGTCGGAGGCTGCGCAAACGCCTCGCGGCAGGCTGCGCGTCAGCCTGCCCGCGATCGGCTATCGATTCCTGTTGCCCGTGCTGCCGGAATTCACGCGCCGCTATCCCGATGTCGAACTTGATCTGGATTTCAACGACCGGCTCGTGGACGTCGTGGAAGGCGGTTTCGACGCGGTCATCCGCAGCGGCGCGCTGACGGATTCGAGTTTGATGTCACGCCGTCTCGGCGCATTCTGCTTCCTGTTGTGCGCGTCGCCCGGTTATCTCGCGCAAGCCGGCATGCCCCACACGCTGCGCGACCTGGAAGTGCATGCGTGCGTGCGCTACCGTTTTCCAACAACGGGCAAGCTCCAGCCGTGGGAACTGTTGGCGGATGGCAGTGAGCCTGCGAACCTGCGGACGTCGATAACCTGCAACAACATGGAAGCGCTGCGCGAGGCTGTCATAGCGGACTTTGGCATTGGGTACATGCCGGATTTTCTGGTTCGCGACGCGCTCGCGACGGGCACGCTCACGACGTTGCTCGACGGGCACCGGATCGCCCCTGGACAGTTCTCGATCCTATGGCCATCGAGTCGGCAGTTGTCGCCGAAGCTTAGGGTGTTCGTCGATTTCACGTGTGCGAAGCTGTTTAGTTTTTCAGCGAAAACAAAATAA